The Desulfuromonas versatilis genome has a segment encoding these proteins:
- a CDS encoding mechanosensitive ion channel family protein, whose translation METLETLWQQTVLGISAGRYAAAFAVLLLALVAKKFLAHLFTRLLKPLAQRTETRYDDELIAGIQKPAELLVVIGGLFVGVQILQLPLEPVNVRLFAYNLLKVLVTFAVAWTLFNLVALVDTFFGRWVHRTESTLDDHLLPFIRKSLRVFIVFIAVLMVIQNLGYSISGLLASLGIGGLAVALAAKDTLSNIFGSLMIILDRPFHLGDWVKAGELEGVVEEVGFRSTKIRTFAKTLITVPNNKIADMAIDNFSRMPKRRIKLSVGVTYETTPAQMRRAVEEIRAMLKSHPAIHQEFMLVHFTDFGASSLDILVYCFTGTTVWGEYLEAREDVCLKIMDILEGLGMEIAFPSRSLYLRGPGQDALPAGAEEMA comes from the coding sequence ATGGAGACGCTCGAAACCCTTTGGCAGCAGACCGTGCTGGGCATCAGCGCAGGCCGCTACGCCGCCGCCTTCGCCGTGCTGTTGCTGGCCCTGGTGGCCAAGAAGTTTCTCGCCCACCTGTTCACCCGGCTGCTGAAGCCCCTGGCCCAACGCACCGAAACCCGTTACGACGACGAGCTTATCGCCGGCATCCAGAAACCCGCCGAGCTGCTGGTGGTGATCGGCGGGCTGTTTGTCGGCGTGCAGATCCTGCAGCTGCCCCTGGAGCCGGTCAACGTTCGCCTGTTCGCCTACAACCTGCTCAAGGTGCTGGTGACTTTCGCCGTGGCCTGGACCCTGTTCAACCTGGTGGCCCTGGTCGACACCTTCTTCGGCCGCTGGGTCCACCGCACCGAATCGACCCTCGACGACCATCTGCTCCCTTTTATCCGCAAGAGCCTGCGGGTGTTCATCGTCTTCATCGCCGTTCTCATGGTGATCCAGAACCTCGGCTACTCCATCTCCGGCCTGCTCGCCTCCCTGGGGATCGGCGGCCTGGCCGTGGCGCTGGCGGCCAAAGACACCCTCTCCAACATCTTCGGCTCGCTGATGATCATCCTCGACCGTCCCTTTCACCTGGGCGACTGGGTCAAAGCCGGCGAGCTCGAGGGGGTGGTGGAGGAGGTCGGCTTCCGCTCCACCAAGATCCGCACTTTTGCCAAAACCCTGATCACCGTCCCCAACAACAAGATCGCCGACATGGCCATCGACAACTTCAGCCGCATGCCCAAGCGCCGCATCAAGCTCAGCGTCGGGGTGACCTATGAAACCACCCCGGCCCAGATGCGTCGCGCGGTAGAGGAAATCCGCGCCATGCTCAAGAGCCACCCGGCCATCCACCAGGAGTTCATGCTGGTGCACTTCACCGATTTCGGCGCCAGTTCGCTGGACATCCTGGTCTACTGCTTCACCGGCACCACGGTGTGGGGGGAATACCTCGAGGCGCGCGAGGACGTCTGCCTGAAAATCATGGACATCCTCGAGGGGCTGGGGATGGAGATCGCCTTCCCCAGCCGCAGCCTCTACCTGCGGGGCCCGGGGCAGGACGCACTGCCGGCCGGGGCGGAGGAGATGGCGTGA
- a CDS encoding Hsp20/alpha crystallin family protein: MAIMKWDPLRELRAMQEQMSRLFDLSRDRAFGEPLDSALWQPPVDIYEDELEVVVTMELPEVRQEDIDVQIQDHTLIIQGERKLEREERKQNYHRIERSYGPFRRSFSLPATVDEDKTRASCEQGVLKVVLPKTSSAPRRQITVEVKGE, translated from the coding sequence ATGGCGATTATGAAATGGGACCCGCTGCGCGAACTGCGGGCGATGCAGGAGCAGATGAGCCGCCTTTTCGATCTCAGCCGCGACCGGGCCTTCGGAGAGCCTCTCGATTCGGCCCTCTGGCAGCCGCCGGTGGATATCTACGAGGACGAGCTTGAGGTGGTGGTCACCATGGAGCTGCCTGAAGTGCGCCAGGAGGACATCGACGTGCAGATCCAGGATCACACCCTGATCATCCAGGGCGAACGCAAGCTCGAACGTGAGGAGAGAAAGCAGAACTATCACCGCATCGAGCGCAGCTACGGTCCCTTCCGGCGCAGTTTTTCCCTGCCCGCCACGGTGGACGAGGACAAGACCCGGGCCAGCTGCGAGCAGGGGGTGCTCAAGGTGGTGCTGCCCAAAACCAGCTCCGCCCCGCGCCGGCAGATCACCGTGGAGGTGAAGGGGGAGTAG